ATTAATATGATCTTCTTTAATAAGAGTTGTTACTTTCAGAATTTTTCAACATTAAAATTGTGGACAAATCCTCATATCTGGTGAACGAAATCGGAACAAAAGTGATGAGCTCAACATCTAAATGTATAGTTAAGATCACCAATGATGGACTAGAGGAAATCTTGGATGAATCGGTGAGCTTAAACTTAGATCTAATTGAGGAGTCAACAAATCCAGTGCCTGATGAGGTCTTGCCAGTAGTCTTGAATCTCGCAGAACTACCTGATGAAGACAGCCTCGACAATAATCTTGTAAATAAGGTATCGATATCTGATGTGCCCTCTGAGGAATTAAATAAGCCAGCTAGCAATAAGGATAAACGAACAGAGGCGGCAGATAAAGGTAGACCTGTAGTCCTTAATAAGGTTTCCCAGCAGCCGAACAAGAAGAACGGGGCTAGAGAGACGAATAACAAGAAGTTGGCTTTTAACAGTAAGGGTTTCCAGCCGTCAAAGAAGCAGAACGGGGCTAGAGAGTCGAAAAAAGCGAAGTTGTCTTTTAACGGAGCAGGTAACGTTCAAGAAAAGTTTCCGTCTACAGGATTTTGGAACCAGAAAAAGTTGAAAGGAGCAAAAAGAGGTGAAAGAAGTTACAGCACTCGTGAAACCGAAGGACGCATTAGATCACACGTTTTAAGAGAAGAAAAACGTGAAACGATGGCCGAGTCATTTTCCAGAAATTACAACTCTTATAATTCTGGCCCAGATAACAGAAAACCTGAAACAATGGCTGAGTCATTTTCCAGAAATTACAACTCTTATTCTGGCCCAGATAACAGAAAACTTGAAACAATGGCAGAGGCATTTGCCAGGAAGAACTATCCTAATTCTGCTGTAGATAAGAGAAAACCTGAAACAATGGCAGAGGCATTTGCTAAGAAGAACTATCCTAATTCTGCTGTAGATAAGAGAAAACCTGAAACAATGGCCGAGGCATTTGCTAGGAAGAACAACCCTTCTAATCCTGCTACACATAGCGGAAAACCATCTCGTGGAAGAGATATAGATGAAGGTCGAAGGGAGTCTGATATTCCTCGTAGAAGAAGTCCTTATGGGCACGACCGAGCTTCGCATTCCTATAGGGACCACGTTTCTCGTGAAAGAAATACTGTCGCCAGTGAAAGAAGACCCTTTACTAGTGAAAGAAATGAAGTATATCGTGAAACTCGGGGAAGAAGCCCTTTCGGTCGTGAAAGAAGTCCACTGCATCGTGAAACTTTTGGAGGCGGTTCTTTCGTCAACGAGAGGAGTCAATTTCATCGAGAAAATCGAGAAATGAATCCTTTTGGAAGTGAAAGAAGTCAGCTGCATATCGAAACAGGCCGAGGAAATTCTTCAACGAGTGATAGACCACAATTATATCGGGAAACTCTGGGAATAAACCCTTTCACAAGTCAAGGAAATCCTTTCACTAATCAGGGCAGTCAATTATGCCCTGGAACTTTTGGACAAAGTTCTTTCGCTGGTGTTAATCCTTTTACTAGTGGAGGAAATCAATGGCATCATGGGAACCAAGAAAGAAACTCTTTCTCAAGTGGAACAATGCATGTTGAAAACCAAGGACGAAACCCTTTCCCAAACGGAACAATGCATGGTCAAAACCAAGGACGAAACCCTTTCACAAGTGGAATAATGCATGGTGGAACCCAAGGAAGAAATCCTTTCAACAATGAAATAAGTACTTTCAGCAGCAACACAAATCAATTCCACGGTGACTCAATCCCTTTTAATGATGACAGAGATTCTGAGGAGGAGTCAGAAAAGTCTGAAGATTTTGCTGGTCCTGTAGAGCAGAAATGTtctaaatttatgaaaatatatGACGATCCCGAAAGAAAGACATTGATTGTTCCTCGCGCATATCCAAAAATACGATTCTCTAAATTTGAAATTACAATTCTGAAAGCTTTGATATTGACACATATGTCAACTGTAAACGTGAAGAGTAACGCAAAGTTAGAAATTGAAGGCACTGTGAGCCACAAAGGAGCACTTTTGGTCACATGTAGAGATCAGCACACGAAACAGTGGCTAGATAAGCTAGTCCCGCAACTAAAGCGACAAAATGGCGAAAACATGAGAGTGGCACTTCTCAAGGAATTACTGTGGCCCGGAATTAGAGTAACTATGTTTCTCCCTGGTAAATTTAGGAGATCACCGCATGGATATCTTGTACAATTGGCCCAAGACAATCCAGGTCTGGTGACGAAACATTGGTGTATTCGAggcaaaaataagaaaaaaaatactatacttttaaaaataaacgagGCGGACGTCATGGTTCTAAGAAAATACAACATGAGACCTAAGATAGGTACGTGTGAGATCGTATTCGAACTTGCTACTTCCAAAAGAAGAATATACTAGATGCTTTCGGATTAATTGGTAAGCCATTTTCTGCTTTACAAGTATAAGCTAAATCTGTTTTATACGATACGTTTAGTTTTCGATTAGGTATAGGCGACTGAAGGAAGCACTAAAATCGACAACATTGCTTAGTCCACTGTCGTTGTTTAATCGCCGAATGATGGCGGGGGCCAGAGCGACGGAGTTGACGAGAATCATGTGCATTAGCGTGAGAAGTGGGACCATCTGGTACTCGACGACACTGGCGTAAccgggggggtttgggggttataacccctcCATTGGGATGTACATACTTTGAGCTCTAAACGcgtaacaccattactattccatgcTCCCAGAGCCCCTCCAGTATTTATAAtaccccttaggatcatcctggttacgccgttgctCGACGGAGCGCATTGTTGCGATTTATAGGCcgtatatctaatttaaaactaaacaTGCTGTATTCAAAAAAAAGATACTGACTTTTTcgatttctaaataaaaaaaaaacagtttacattaaacaatgtttcgaataaatcaactatttttcacataacctcaaaatttatGTGATTTATTATTTAGCACATTTGGACACATTTTTAAGATTACGTTGATTAAAATTTGCTCTATATAAAAATACTTAATCATATCCAATTTATAGGCAAACGTTGACATTGTTTATGTAATTAATTGACTCATTCGTCGCAAACAGGAAATCTTAGGAACTGTCCTTAAGACTCGCTGGTGGCACTCCTCCATTATGCACTTAATAGATTGGACCTCGCCGCTGCTTTATGATGGTGATGGCAGCTTACCCCATCGCAACATATACACACATCGACTATGTTCTGATGCGTTTAAGTCTGCACCAGGTCATACGTGGTAGGTCAAATCCAGGAGGTGTCTTCGTGATGCAAGATATAATTATAGTTGAGCTTCCGACCATTCATGGGTCCATTTGATGAACATGTTGAACCCGGTGGCTGCGGCCGATTCTGCTGTTTGTATGGGAGATTTTTTGGAGTGCAGCTGACTATTGGTTGCATCTGTATATAGTTATGAATCGGCAGCACCGTGTTGTTAAGGATCTTTTTACATTCTTTGGATACCAGATCGAGTCGGCGAAAGTGTGGTAGTGGAATGTCACTCAGCACTGGTAGCCAATGGGTTGGCGTTATTTTTGGTTTGTTTTTGACTTGATATGTGACAATGTATGAAACTTGAATCCAATCCATGGCTTTACTCCCAAAGTCAAATCTGCAGTCAGTTGAGTGGACAAAAGCAAGTGAAAGCCGATCTAAGAGACTCAAGACATAAGACATGTACATTAGCTGACAAGGGTTTGACTTCCGCATTTTGGGATGTGAAGGCTATTTTGTTCATCATTTACCTTGAGAAAGAAGAAATAATGGTTATTGGTGCGTTTCACATTTCACATTATCTTTACATCTGACCCTCAGGCCACTACAATTTCTGCAAATGTAGGTAGGTGGTTACTGGAAAGGGTTACAGAGAATGTatcaaattaaatttggtagcaAACAATGTAAACCCTCGGTCGATAGCGCAGTGGATAAAGTGCTGACATACTGTTAGCCAGGCGAAGCTCCCGAGGACGACCAAAGGTagaaattattatatttattgggGAAGCTAGGAATTTTATTCTTCGGCGAATCGGTTCTTGCTCAAGGTGCTGCTATCGTTCAGCTATAAAATATGATgaaaagtatggaataaattcattattttggaAAAAGACTACTTTTAAAACaagtcaattttaatttttaagttgCCATCAATTGCGATATTATATGTGTTGGACCTAACGTCATCAGTGTTGGCATAATGACGTattcgacgatttttttaaatactaatCGTGGTTACgggatacctcatttgaaaggtatccTAATCGTCTTTGCAACGAAGCAATAATTTGAATATTTAGTTCTAAAAGGTTAACAAAAACTGTTGATTTATTATTGCAATAATTAACgtataataaatatttagtatgcttcttttcatgagcatttttcagtgcgtcacaaataatagaaaaaaaggtaagtccgtgataatatacattttagtgacatgacattttagttaaatctgacagttgtcacatgttatttgcaatttggcataaaaacaaatcaactgtgtttattgcatttataaaatagtattttctttgatttcacaaggaaaaaattcaataaatcacaaaaaataaaaaccttattttgtaaaaggtatatgtatttaaaatccctaaaaaacaacaaaaacacACTCTCAACATCCCAGAAGACGTCTCCTTGTTACATAACATTCCTCAGAAAGACGAcctaaaattggacctgtatgaGGACCTAGAAATAGTCAACGAGAAACAAGATAGCCCTAATTGCGTCAACCGTCATGTATCGTTTAATCGAGACTTCATTCCATTACATCGCCAACTTTTCTCATAGTCAAGATATCCACTATTCATCTATTCCTCTTTACATATCCATCTTCATTTACACTTCGACTCTTAACCACATTTCCGATAAGTGATACCTATAACTTATCATACTCATTTAAACCTCATTCACAGTCTAATTTTCTTTAACAGAACAATCCACCAATATCAACTTACATCCCTTTTTTCATCACTACTTCTTTTTCCTTTCTTACACACCAGTAACCTTATATCCTTCCTGTCCCAtcattgcaaaaaaaatttttttcatctcCAGATACTTTGATGTCGGGTCTCTGGATGTCTCAGTCTCCTCATTAATACTTTTCTTATTTATATTCACATCTAGTAATACATATTTCTTCAGCCAAACTAAATATATATCATCTTTTATCTACTTTGTTGGATGCTTCTATTAATAAATTACACCAAATATCAAGCTCATAACATCAGCTTACCCAATAATACAATTTTCCATCTAATGCTAATGTAATGATAATTGCCTACCCTAAAGAAAGTATTAATTCACTTCTTTTTGATTCTATAATTTAACTTTCATCCATCATACTTATTTagggtaaatttatttttaatcccaaaaaatatttttcactactgttaatatttacatattaacataaaatttatattcttttggctGAATTTACTTCACATATTAGATTTTGTCAAGGTGCGGTGTCAGTCTGGTAATGACACCTTCCGGGGGTCATTCCGatcagttgtcacctaaactctgccatgtaaggttatACCTTCActtttccaaccaatatggttgatgtcatgtgatgccaggggttaatctggaaatattttaaacatctttcaaaatcagataatataatgtaaccccaactgtttaaaatcaatttgagggtttttacccgtacattttggtggcttaaagcatgtaaacctgtaagtataactatctattaatttttttcacctttgtcaaaatttaacctcacgtttgttttacttataagagttatacttattttaggtgataacactgatgatggaatattgattccgaaaacgttttgtgatacagccctttttggggattttaaatacattttacaaaataaggtttttattttttctttgatttgtatagtcttataaattgtacagattatattcgtagatatattgtataattcgtaaataatttttttttcgattatagcgccatctgttgacaactagaataaatgttataaatgtcaccgatgaaatgtaatcaccgacgtgcgtttttttccgtcacatacaatttaatgcgttagaatgaaatcgaaaaactgtgacgcactgaaagatgctcatgagaaaaagattataatatgtatacaataaaattataaaagaaaTTGAAATTGACGATATTCAGCAATGGTGCAATGAGAAGGACAGGCATTCCTTTCTAACGTAATTTAGTTAAAGGGATAGGCCTAAACTTTCGGCTCCAATGGTacttaaatgcattcatttttttcaaatcctgagaaaactaattagtatttttaaaaaatttaaacgcagaatgaaagatactACCGTATCACtaccgagggtagaaagtccctgaaaacgtcTATAATGCTTATTctaataagttacaagggtgaaaaagaagagaaaattgagtgtgatttttaataccaaatatcttattcaaaagaaacctttttttCCAAAAACCCAAAATTATAAGGGTTTTTGCTACCCTCGGTAACGATGTAATCTTtaattttgcgtttaaattttaaaaaaatatttattagtttttccagAATTCGCAAAAATAAACACCATGTCCGTTGTGATATTTTCCagatcgaacattcgctatctttgtcatacaacgcactcagtcgaacagaatgtg
The window above is part of the Diabrotica virgifera virgifera chromosome 2, PGI_DIABVI_V3a genome. Proteins encoded here:
- the LOC114342177 gene encoding uncharacterized protein LOC114342177, translated to MSSTSKCIVKITNDGLEEILDESVSLNLDLIEESTNPVPDEVLPVVLNLAELPDEDSLDNNLVNKVSISDVPSEELNKPASNKDKRTEAADKGRPVVLNKVSQQPNKKNGARETNNKKLAFNSKGFQPSKKQNGARESKKAKLSFNGAGNVQEKFPSTGFWNQKKLKGAKRGERSYSTRETEGRIRSHVLREEKRETMAESFSRNYNSYNSGPDNRKPETMAESFSRNYNSYSGPDNRKLETMAEAFARKNYPNSAVDKRKPETMAEAFAKKNYPNSAVDKRKPETMAEAFARKNNPSNPATHSGKPSRGRDIDEGRRESDIPRRRSPYGHDRASHSYRDHVSRERNTVASERRPFTSERNEVYRETRGRSPFGRERSPLHRETFGGGSFVNERSQFHRENREMNPFGSERSQLHIETGRGNSSTSDRPQLYRETLGINPFTSQGNPFTNQGSQLCPGTFGQSSFAGVNPFTSGGNQWHHGNQERNSFSSGTMHVENQGRNPFPNGTMHGQNQGRNPFTSGIMHGGTQGRNPFNNEISTFSSNTNQFHGDSIPFNDDRDSEEESEKSEDFAGPVEQKCSKFMKIYDDPERKTLIVPRAYPKIRFSKFEITILKALILTHMSTVNVKSNAKLEIEGTVSHKGALLVTCRDQHTKQWLDKLVPQLKRQNGENMRVALLKELLWPGIRVTMFLPGKFRRSPHGYLVQLAQDNPGLVTKHWCIRGKNKKKNTILLKINEADVMVLRKYNMRPKIGTCEIVFELATSKRRIY